DNA from Colletotrichum higginsianum IMI 349063 chromosome 7 map unlocalized unitig_7, whole genome shotgun sequence:
tcgccgaggcgctgAGGAACTACGTGCCCGGCACGCGCGAGGAGAAGCAGCTCGTGCGCAAGATTGACATTTTCCTGGTGAGCAGCTCGCACCCGCGGCATGTTGGGAATATCaagtgggtgggtgggtggagTGATGATGCTAACGGCCGGCGTAGATGCCCATGCTCTGGATCATGTATATCCTGAACTACGTCGACCGCACCAACATTGTgagtctctctctgtctatctatctctctctttctttctcttcgtgtgtgtgtgtttgtgtgtgttcTGTCTGTCTATCCGTTCTTCATCAAAATCTATCAACGCACAGCTCGCTGACCGTCCCAAACAGGGCAACGCCAAGATCGCCGGCATGCAAAaggacctcggcctcaccgacgacggctACGCCTGGGTGctgtccatcttcttcttcggctaCCTCATCTGCGAGGTGCCGTCCAACATGATCCTGAGCCGCAGCCGGCCGTCCATCTTCCTGCCGGGCATCATGCTCGTCTGGGGCGCGCTGAGCGCCCTCATGTCCGTCTCCAAGAGCTACGGCGCGCTGCTGGCGTTCCGCTTCATCCTGGGGTGCGTCGAGGCCGGTTTCTTCCCGGGCGTCTTGTACCTGCTGAGTTGTTGGTACACGAGGGCCGAGCTGGGTAAGTCATCACCGTCATAACCACCGTCATTATCATtgtcatcatcaccaccaccaccataACCACGGTTGTATCGAGACAACCCATGAAGACAAACAAACACCATAGACCGTGATAAAGGAAACCTAGACTAACACGGTCCCTCACCATCGCAGGCAAGCGCTTCGCCATCTTctacaccgccgccgtcctctcGGGCGCGttcggcggcctcctcgccggcgccatcaccgccaacCTCGACAACGCCCACGGCATCCGCGGGTGGCGCTGGCTGttcatcgtcgagggcgtggCCACCGTCGGCGTGGCCCTCATCGCCTTCTTCGTGCTGCTCGACTACCCGGCCACGGCGCGGCAGATGACGCCGGAGCAGCGCCGGCTCGCGAgcatccgcatcatcgccgacggcatcgcgTCGGGCGGGCAGAACCGCAAGCGGCTCTCGCACCGCGACGCCCTGGTGGCGGCCGTGTCGGACCCGCGGACGTACGCCTTCATCCTGCTCTTCatgctcgacgtcggcgccggcaccatCTCGTACTTCATCCCGACCATCACCCTGACGCTCGGCTACGACACCGTGACGGCGCAGTACATGACGGTGCCCATCtacgccgtcgcctccgtgTGCCTCAACGTCGTCGCCTGGAGCTCCGACCGCCACGTCGAGCGGCGCTGGCACGTCGCGGCGCCGCTGGCCCTGGGCTTCGCGTGCAGCGTCGTGTGCGCCGCCGTGCAGACGCCCATGGTGCGCTACGTCATGATCtgcttcgtcgccgccggcatctggtcggcgctgccgctggtGCTGTCGTGGACGAGCGGCGTCATCAGCCTGCCGCCCGAGAAGCGCGCCATCGTGCTGGCCATGGTCAACGCCTTTGGCAACTTCTCGAGCGTGTACGGCAGCCGCATCTGGCCGAGCCGCGACGCGCCGGCGTACCATGTCGGGTTCGGCGTCACGGCGGCGTTCCTGGGCGCCGGCATGATCGTTGCGGTGCTGATGCCTCTGTTTGTCAAGTGGGTGGACTGGAAGGGGACCAAGGCCGAGAGGGAGGTTCTTGCGGAGGAGCAGGAGTAAAGGGTGAGGGCAGGTTGATGAAGATCATGAGAGGGATAATGTAAGGGAATGGTGAGGGGGTGATGTGATACTTGAGTATAACTGGATTGCTTTTCTAGTGATAAACAATACCAGAGAGGTTTCCACTACTAGTGTCGCGGTTTGAGACAGAATGTCCTCGTATCTTTGAGGGAGTTTCTTCCATATGAACATCTTCAGGAGTCCTGTCTATTATCCAGGCTTTGCACGTTTAGCCTGATGCTTTGCTTACCAGCCGGCCGTTATGCGGGACATCATTAACACGAACTGGCTCTTTATGATTGCTAGGAGCATCTTGTCCATACCCTATGCTCATTAGATAACACCAATGGTACtgagaagatgaa
Protein-coding regions in this window:
- a CDS encoding Major facilitator superfamily transporter, yielding MSLDNGQKPSLDMKEDKNAPVVSEADAELAEALRNYVPGTREEKQLVRKIDIFLMPMLWIMYILNYVDRTNILADRPKQGNAKIAGMQKDLGLTDDGYAWVLSIFFFGYLICEVPSNMILSRSRPSIFLPGIMLVWGALSALMSVSKSYGALLAFRFILGCVEAGFFPGVLYLLSCWYTRAELGKRFAIFYTAAVLSGAFGGLLAGAITANLDNAHGIRGWRWLFIVEGVATVGVALIAFFVLLDYPATARQMTPEQRRLASIRIIADGIASGGQNRKRLSHRDALVAAVSDPRTYAFILLFMLDVGAGTISYFIPTITLTLGYDTVTAQYMTVPIYAVASVCLNVVAWSSDRHVERRWHVAAPLALGFACSVVCAAVQTPMVRYVMICFVAAGIWSALPLVLSWTSGVISLPPEKRAIVLAMVNAFGNFSSVYGSRIWPSRDAPAYHVGFGVTAAFLGAGMIVAVLMPLFVKWVDWKGTKAEREVLAEEQE